The sequence TGTATCTGAATCAATATACCCAGGCTAATttccctggggaaaaaaaaaaaaacctcttatctACTTAATATCCTGTTAAAAGATATTTGTTTTATTCCCCTATTCAAAATGAAATATTCTGTCAATTTTCTTTCTAGACTACCTAATATGAACTgtgtaatagtttttttttttttttaataggaacctATATATGCTTAAAGTCGTCAAGAGATGAGAAAATGAAGCATTGAAACAggcatttaaaaatgtatgtgaGAAGACAGTTTATGATATAGTGTTTGAGAAGCTTGATgagaaaatacatagagaaatAAAATAGGATTGTCAAGGTACGTAATTAATTTAAAGTGAGATTAGATGGCAAAGCTGAGGGTCCATTTCCAGCAGTTGTCAGTTGCTCCAGTGCCTGTGCTGAGTCAGTGTAACTTGATCCATACTGGGCTGTGCTCCAAAAGTTTAAGgaaatgatcttaaaaaaaatttttttgaggggATTGTTAACTGTGATTTAACAGGAGGACATGGGGCATACATAATTAGTATCATTCTCAAAGTGCAAACAACTGCAATGATCATAAAATCCAACTCAGATACCTCAATACAGTTTAGAGAAGAGATACAGGAAGGTAAAAGAAATGCACATGTAAATTTACCTTTTCCACAGATgaatcatcaggaaaaaccaccAGAAGAAAATCTAACTGAAATGATGGAATTTGCCCTCTTAGGCTTTGCTGACATGCCCCATCTCCAGTGGTTCCTCTTTGGATTGTTTTTAGTCATCTATATCATTATCCTGATGAGCAATGGCACCATATTTCTAATAACAAAAATGGATCCTGCTCTCCAGAgtcctatgtattttttcctggaaaatttttccttcttggaaaccTGCTATGTATCAGCTACTCTCCCCAGAATGCTGATGAATCTAGGGACCCAGAGAAGAAGAATTTCTTTAGTTGCCTGTGCTACACAGATGTGCTTTGTTCTTCTGTTCGGAGGTACAGAGTCTTTGCTCCTGGCAGTAATGGCCTATGattgctatgtggccatttgtaaccctctgcACTACCCTCTAGTCATGAACCACAGGGTCTGTATCCAGTTGGTGACTGGGTCCTGGACCACTGGAATCCCAGTTATGATAGGACATACGTATCAgattttctttctgcctttttgTAGATCTAAACAAATTAACCATTTCTTCTGTGACATTCCCCCAATACTCAAGCTAGCTTGTGGGGACACCTTTGTAAATGAGATGTTGGTCTAGATAGTTACTGTGTTATTTGTCATGGTTCCATTTCTGTTGATTCTTTGCTCCTATAGTAAAATCATCTTCATCATCCTGAAGTTGCCATCAGCCACAAGTCAAGCTAAAGCCTTCTCCACTTGCTCATCTCATCTTATGGTTGTGGTGTTATTCTTTGGATCACGTATTATTACATACTTAAGACCCAACACCAGACATTCAGAGGGAACTGACaaaatgctttctcttttctacacTATCCTAACACCTTTGTTTAATCCCGTGATATATAGTCTAAGGAACAAGGATGACATAATAGTACTGAAAAAATTGATGTGTAAATAATTCTTTTCATTAACGAATGAGTTAAATGTATAAGAATTGCTTTGTTACATATTTTTTGTCTGATTTCAATAGATGTATACCTTTATCTATACCTTGTCTTTCATACTGATGCAATTATTTTCAAACTAAAAATTACTTGTAATATTGTTAGATCTTTCTGCTCAAGTTATGTAAGTAATATATGTGCCATCTGATAGAAAATCATTCCATTAGTAAACCTAAAACTTCATTGCATGATGTTTTTCCTCAATAAAAACTTTTGCAGGGATTGATTTAATCCAGTCGCTTGTAATATATAACTTATTATATCACTTATTGGAAAACATTCATTTCATTTCCATGAGTGTCCATACAGTTGTGACACAGATTTTAAAAGCCAGGTTGGTGATATGCATtaatcaaaatatacagtggtccCTAGTGGCAGTGGATGCAGGATCCCCATGAATACCAAAATCTGTTGGTGCTTAAGTCTCTTATATAAAGTCGCTAAATGTTTTCATATAGCCCACACACCACCTTCTGTATACTTTAAACCACCTCTATCTTACTTATAACGCCCTTGAGTAtattgcacctgaatttagagaccatctcaagaatagatttgacgcactgaacactagtgactgaagaccagatgagttgtggaatgacatcaaggacatcatccataaagaaagcaagaggtcaccaaaaagacaggaaagaaagaaaacaccaagatggatgtcagaggagactctgaaacttgctcttgagcgtcaagcagctaaaggaaaaggaagaattgatgaggtaaaagaactgaacggaacaTTTCAAAAGgtttctcaagaagacaaagtaaagtattataatgacatgtgcaaagagctggagatagaaaaccaaaaggcaagaacaagctcggcatttctcgaactgaaagacctgaagaaaaaattcaagcctcgagttgcaatagtgaaggattccatggggaaaatattaaacgatgctggaagcatcaaaagaagatggaaggagtacacagagtcatcataccaaaaagaattagtcgatattcaaccatttcaagagggagcatatgatcaggaactgatagtactgaaggaagaagtccaagctgctctgaaggcattggcgaaaaacaaggctccaggaattaatggaatatcaattgagatgtttcaacaaacagatgcagtgctggaggtctatgccaagaaatctggaagacagtttcctggccaactgactggaagagatccatatttatgcctattcccaagaaaggtgatccaaccgaatgtggaaattatagaacaatgtcattaatatcacacacaaacaaaatattgctgaagatcattcaaaaaaggctgcaaaagtatatcgacagggaactgccagaaatcaggctggtttcagaagaggatgtggaaccagggatatcattgctgatgtcagatggatcctggctgaaggcagagaataccagaaggatgtttacttgtgttttattgactatgcaaaggcattcgactgtgtggattataacaaactatggataacactgggaagaatggaaattccagaacacttaattgtgctcatgaagaacctttacataggccaagaggcagttgttcggacagaacaaggggatactgattggtttaaagtcaggaaaggtgtgcgtcagggccgtattctttcaccatacctatttaatgtgtatgctgaacaaataatacaagaagctgaactatatgaagaagaacatggcatcaggattggaggaagactcattaacaacctgcgttatgcagagcacacaaccttgcttgctgaaagtgaagaggacttgaagcacttacagatgaagatcaaagaccacagccttcagtatggactgaacatcatcataaagaaaacaaaaatcctcacaactggaccaatgagcaacatcatgataaatggagaaaaaatcgaagttgtcaaggatttcattttacttggatccacattcaacagccatggaagcagcagtcgagaaatcaaaagacacattgcattgggtaagtctgctgcaaaggacctcttcaaagtgttgaagagcaaagatgtcaccctgaagactaaggtgtgcctgacccaagccatgatattttcaatcacatcatatgcatgtgaaagctggacaatgaataaggaagaccgaagaagagttgacgcctttgaattgttgtgttggcgaagaatattgaatataccatggactgccaaaagaacgaacaaatctgtcttggaggaagtgcagccagaatgctccttagaggcaaggatggcaagactgcgtctcacatacattggacatgttgtcaggagggatcagtccctgtagatggacatcgtgcttggcagggtacaggatcagcagaaaagaggaaggccctcaatgagatggattgacacagtgactgcaacaatgggctcaagcataacaacgattgtaaggatggtgcaggacttggcagtgtttcgttctgttgtgcatagggtcgctatgagtcggaaccggctcgatggcaactaacaacaacaacaacctaaaacAATGTAAATACTGTGTAAATGGTTCTTACACAGTGTAGGTTAGGAGAAATGACAATATTCAAGGCAAAAAAATGTGCCGACAAGTGCTAGAGAGACTGAAGATCCGTGaaatggcaggaggctacagcagggtatacCTGCACATCACTTCATTCACATGGATTCAGTGGCACAATAACAGCAATAATACAATCTCTGTGATAAACCTGGAAAGGTCTCTTTGAAGAAGTAACATTTGAGCTGAGTCCTAAATTGTTAGAAGGAACTATGCAAAGAACATTCTAGGCAGAtgaaaaagcaaaggaagacCCTTTATATTCTTGGAAGCCTGAAGAACTGATTGCTTAGGGAAAAATGTCTCTGCAGATAAGATTGGAAATAAAGGCAGCGGCCAAGTTATATAGCAGTTTTCAATTCCCTAGAAAGAAATGTGAATTACTCCAAATATAATGGTAATCCATGAAAATGCTTAAGATTTTCTTTAGAGAACACTTACagtgcttcaaatccaccagccattcctactctgtcctacagagtagtTATGAGCTTGAATGAAATCAACAGCAAGGAGTtcattgtttatttgtttttatagagAATACttaagaaataatgaaaaattcaagctCCTAGAACAATAGTGTAGAAGGTGATGGGTGCGGTAATGAATCTTTCATGTgtttaaataacttaaaaatccaaacccagccTTGAAACAGAATCATATGGAATGGGAAGCATATTAAGCAGCAATCTACTGCATTCTATGGTGGTATTTGATTTGATGTATAGATAGATGACGgataaatgatagatagatagatagacagatagatagatagatagatagatagatagatagatagatagatagatagatagatagatagatagatagatagatagatagatagatagatagatagatagatagatagatagatagatagatattaaATTGTCCCTTGGTGTCTGTAGGGGAGTGGTTCTAGGATACACGTggctataaaatggcatagtatttgaaTATAATGTATATGCAttctcccatatactttaaatcattgtAATACCTAATGCAATGTAAAAGCTATGTAAATAGTCGTTATACAGTAGTGTATTTTTTAGAGAATAATGACAAGATGCAAGGTGAACAGTGCTCAGATGAGTACAGGAGAGAGACTGAGAATCTGTGAAACGGTGGGAGGCTACATCAAGGTATGCTTACACATCATTATTTTAGCATGGATTCAGCATAGCACTCGGCTCCAGGCAAATTCAAGCTTTGCTCTTTagaacttccttttttttcctcctcaaatATTTTCAATCCACAGTTGGTTGAATCTGTGAATGTGGAATGCACAGATGTGGAGGACCAGTTGTATATACCCagatacacactcacatacacacacacatatatatgaataaataatGTATGATATATGATATATAATATAGTACATAATACACATACTTTATATTATTAATTATAAATGGTAGTGATAAATGATATTTgattatatatgcatgtatatgtacttgtgtgtgtgtgtatggtctctataagtcagaattggcttgaagaCTGTGGCTTTGGTATTCGAATACATACatttacatgtatttatatataaagtGTTAATGTTCTCACATTAGTTTATAGATAATAAAATGGAGACTCAAAGAGTCTTATTTCTTAACCTCTTATAAGCCATTAATCCCAGATTATCTATACGGATTTTAAAGAAAACTagagaaataatttatttcacttCTCTAGTTACAAATACTCAATAGTTTTATAATGCATTGAGGGCAAAAACCTCTTTGCAAAATTGAGAAAATGTCCAACTATCAGGAGGGGTGGAGCAAGATGATGAAATGAGGGGATGTTCCCATTTACTCCCCCAGTAACTAACACACTGaccaatgaataaaaacaagcacataCTGAGAATTCAGAACTCAGGACAGCAGCTGATGTGTTGTAGAGTCAGGGTGAGCCCACAAGCAAGAGAGAAGATCATGGCTGGCACAGAAGCTGGAAGAACATACCTATTACCATTGGGGGTACTTGCTCATTGCAGTCAGTTTGGGAAAGGACTGGGCAACACtccaaacagggaacacagaaagggagctaaTCTTAGGAAGCTGTAACTAGATTTATTAAGGCAGCACAACCTGGCTATGGAAGTTCTTGGGCCACTCAAATTGGGAGGCTGTGAAAGGAGACTGTGGCACTGCAAGAGAGAGCTGTTGAATCTCACTGAAGTCTGAGACAGATGGTCACTAGGACCAGGAGGAACTGAATGGGCAGCATGGCAAGGGAAATACTTTagcctgacaggcaacacagagGGAAACAGTTGGTTCCCTGCCCACAGTGGGACACTGTGGGAGAGTCTGTACAGGGACACCCATGATGGAAAGACATAGAGAGCCCCCAACTTTGCCACAGGGAAGTTGAGGCCCACTATTTACGTCAGTGTCTGCGACCAGCTAACCCTCCCTCTCCCATGTATGCGTAATGACTTCCAAAAACAATCATCCAGAACTGAATAAGCACTGAAAAAAACGTAAGGATGAGTACCTTCCAGTGGTTTTGAGGAGAAGACACCAAGT comes from Elephas maximus indicus isolate mEleMax1 chromosome 7, mEleMax1 primary haplotype, whole genome shotgun sequence and encodes:
- the LOC126080469 gene encoding olfactory receptor 10AG1-like, with translation MIIKSNSDTSIQFREEIQEGKRNAHVNLPFPQMNHQEKPPEENLTEMMEFALLGFADMPHLQWFLFGLFLVIYIIILMSNGTIFLITKMDPALQSPMYFFLENFSFLETCYVSATLPRMLMNLGTQRRRISLVACATQMCFVLLFGGTESLLLAVMAYDCYVAICNPLHYPLVMNHRVCIQLVTGSWTTGIPVMIGHTYQIFFLPFCRSKQINHFFCDIPPILKLACGDTFVNEMLV